The segment GTGGAGTTCAAATACTTCTTCACGCGCAAGCTGACTTTTGTGAAGGAATCCGACGCCATCTGCCTTTTCCCGGGCGGTTTCGGCACCCACGATGAGGGATTCGAAAGCCTCACCCTGGTGCAAACCGGGAAAACAGAGCCCAAGCCACTGGTGTTTGTGGACGTGCCCGGCGGGACTTATTGGCAGTCTTGGCATGACTTTGTGGCCCGTGAGCTGCTGGGGCACAAAGTCATCTCTCCGGAAGATCTGGACTTGTACAAGATCACCACAGATATCGATGAGGCCATAAACGAGCTCGTCAGCTTTTACTCCAATTACCACTCTTCGCGCTGGGTCCGGAAACAGTTTGTGATCCGGGTGCGCAATCCCATTTCCAATGAGCTGCTTGAAGCGCTGAACCAAGACTTCAAGGACATGCTCGAGCAGGGCGCATTTGAAGCTGCTGCGGCTCTGCCCGCGGAAGCCAACGAGCCGGAGCTCGCGCACCTGCCGCGCCTGGTCTTCAACTTTAACCGCGTCAGCTACGGACGCCTAAGGCACCTGATCAATCGCTTGAATCAACAAGCGGCCGCTTAGAGTGCGGAATCAATTAAGTCCGCTGCTCTGACAGCTGCTTCTGTGTCCGCGACTACATCATTTTTCACATCGGATTTCAACATGTATTGGTCGGTACGTCCGGCTGTCTCCACAACCTGCAGCTTCCCTGCCAAGATCAGCTTAATCAGGGCCGGCTGAATTCTGGCTTGTCTCATCCTGTCGTTTCTGCGAGCCCGCTCGAGTTCTTTCCTCTCTCCCTTTTTGAGTTTCTTCTTCTTGGCAAACTTGGCCTCTACTTCGGAAAGCGCAGTCTCCTTTTGGGGTTTCAGAAGAAACTCTGCCAGTGACTCTCGGGACATAGCTTCCGTACGCGCAGATAATGCCTGAAAGACTCGCACAGCCTTGTCTGCCACTTCGGCTTGATGCCAGGCCTCTGCCAAGCTCTGGCGCACCAGCCCATAAGCCCTTTGGCCCACGCGGTCGCCTTTGGCCTTAGCCTCCTCGAAGAGCGCGTTCTCTTGGCCGTGAAGTGTTTGGAGTCCATCCAAGAGCCGGTTCACGTCCCAATCACACCTCATATCAGGCAAGCGTTTGGCTGCCCAGCGGCCCAAGGCAAAGGCAATGGCAGCGCGCACTTCAGGGTCCTCTTCGTAAATCTCCTGTGTCCTGTCCAGAGCCGACAGTAAGACACTCACTGTCTCCGGACTGATCCCGGTTGGATCCATATTGGCGAGGGCAAAGGCCGCGGCCTTGCGCACGAATCGACTCGCATGGCCTTGCTCCTGCCCCGCTCTCAAGTGCTTCACTGCTTCCCCGGCTTCCGTGGACACAAAAACCTCTCGCGCTTCTTGGGCTTCCGTTCCCGCTTCATCCTCCATGCCCGCGGTCAATTTCTGGAGGCGCTGGCCCTGGTAGAAACGTATCGTTTCTTCCGGAAGAACATTGTGTTTCCGCGCCTGCCTCAAAACCTCCCCATCCAAGAACAACTGCCAAGCCTGCTCCAAATTGCCCGGGAAGAAACCAATGCCCATTTCGATAATGTCTTGATCACTCAACCCGTCAAAGAGATTCTCCCTCATGTCGATCGCGGGAGGAAACTTCAGCTTGATGCCCAAGGCCCCCATAAAGTTCTGCAGGGCCAACATGTCCGGCCGGCTCGGGCCTGCGGCACGAGTCTCGGCCCGCGCGACCTTCTCCGAGTCCGGTTCCACTCCCCTGACCATAAAGCTGCGGTTCCCGATAAAAATGAGTGCCGCATAGTTTACCGGGGCTTCAAAACCAGGCGCAAAGCGCTCCCAGGAGTTGTCCACCGCAAATAAAGCCATGGCTTCTGGGAAAAGATATCCGGCTCCGGCAAAGTACTGGTGCCCCATCACGGACAAATCTTGGGTCTTTGCATCCCACATCACGTAGACAACGGCATCCTCTGGAATCACAGTACCTTGAGGAAGTTGCGTGGCCTGCCCGAGTTCACCGGCCTGCAAACTTTTACCGTTGGGCAAGGTGAGGGCAAACGGGAGAATGGTCCCGGCAGGAAGCGTCACCGCACCGGGAAGAGGACCCTCGGGAAGACTGACCACGGTGGCCTGGTGCACGTGCATGCCGCTGCCGTTGACCCCCTCTGCAGGTTTGTCCAATGTGCACGTTTGAATTTCTCTCTCCGGCGGAACTTCCACAGTTTTACCCTGTGCCCGCAAAGTAATCGCCTGCGCGCGCTGTGCCGCCATTTCCTCATTGCGGCGCTCCGCGATCTTGCGAATCACCCATTTGCGCATCAGCGTATTGCGGGCTGCTTCCCAAGGGGTGCCGTGTCCCTGGGGACTTTCAACTTGTCCGGTGGCCACCTCAATATGCAAATATTCGGTTATTTCCCCCCAGCTCCCCATGGCTTTGAGGAAGTCGATTCCGATATCGTAGTATTCATTCGGCCACTTATAGGGCGCTCCAAAGTACGGGGAGGGGTTTAACTCAAGCCCCTTGGATTGGGCCCGGACCACCAAGGCCTCCACGAAACCATCATCGTGCGGGGTCAAATGATCCTGTTCGTAAACCTCGCGCACCGCCTCCGCATATAGAGCCGAGCCCTCCGCTCCTTTAGGCGCAATCCACCAGAACCATTCCATCTCCGTGGCTGCTGAGGCCTTCATCCCCATTTCAGCCAGAATTTTTTCTATCTGCTCCGCAATGGCACGCGAGCTTCCCATAAAGATCACGCCTTCCCGATCTCTGATCTCTCCCACATCCATGGTCGCGACCAAGGAAGTCCTCCGTTGCCCGGTAGGATCATCACCCTCCGGCAAATCCACAATCGCAAAGGTCGCGGGGTCAAAGGTGACCGTCCAACCCTCTGTGTTGCGATCTGTAAGCAATTGAAGCGGCCCCAAATCATCCGTTTGTCCGAACTCAGAAACCAAGACCCTCAGTTCCTCTCCCTTTTGAATCGCGTCCTCCAATTGCGCTTGGGTGATCACCGCCTCCCGGTTCTCACCGCTGAGGTCAGGAAGGAATACCGTGATCGTGT is part of the Candidatus Omnitrophota bacterium genome and harbors:
- a CDS encoding TIGR00730 family Rossman fold protein yields the protein MSRARLPDPVKEVIDSWIESKGGCANADQIKDIILTALFMVEDDVDRGDLKIMNSALRELRRAFKVFSPFRNIRKVSIFGSARTPKDHPHYQQAKEFGRKIVDKGWMVITGAASGIMAAGMEGAGREKSLGAGIQLPLEQEANEFMQDESRLVEFKYFFTRKLTFVKESDAICLFPGGFGTHDEGFESLTLVQTGKTEPKPLVFVDVPGGTYWQSWHDFVARELLGHKVISPEDLDLYKITTDIDEAINELVSFYSNYHSSRWVRKQFVIRVRNPISNELLEALNQDFKDMLEQGAFEAAAALPAEANEPELAHLPRLVFNFNRVSYGRLRHLINRLNQQAAA